The segment ATCCGAACTTCGATTGCGTTCCTAGCTGCATAGCCACGAAGGACCTGGTTGCCCTTAACATAGTCATAGTCGGCTTCCAGATAGTATGACAGCGTGCGAATGGCCTCTTCTGTGATGCCGGCCTCCCTAAGCCTTTTCCGCACTGCAGCCATGATCTCAGCATTCTTGCTCCTTGCTTCTTTGGGAGTTCTCGCAAGGGATTCGACAGCCACCTCCACGAAAGCAACGTCCGCCGCTTTTCGGATGACGGCCTCGCCTGTCGTCGCGACGACCGGAAATGCCACCTGCTGACCTGCCGTGCTGGAGGAGACAAAAGGGCCTCCGCGGCACGCGTAGAGACTTGCTAAGAGGGGGATAACTGCTATGACAAATGTCCTCCCCCGAGCTGTCGGAT is part of the Candidatus Acidiferrales bacterium genome and harbors:
- a CDS encoding SIMPL domain-containing protein (The SIMPL domain is named for its presence in mouse protein SIMPL (signalling molecule that associates with mouse pelle-like kinase). Bacterial member BP26, from Brucella, was shown to assemble into a channel-like structure, while YggE from E. coli has been associated with resistance to oxidative stress.), with the protein product PTARGRTFVIAVIPLLASLYACRGGPFVSSSTAGQQVAFPVVATTGEAVIRKAADVAFVEVAVESLARTPKEARSKNAEIMAAVRKRLREAGITEEAIRTLSYYLEADYDYVKGNQVLRGYAARNAIEVRIEQMDRIGEVIDLSIAAGANSVASPRFDLKDREAIEHEALKQAVADALAKAEAAAAGAHRAVDRVLRIEERGMSPKPLRRPLGLTDSAREAPETTIVPGEIEINAQVMLTAALK